A portion of the Pseudarthrobacter sp. L1SW genome contains these proteins:
- a CDS encoding glycosyltransferase family 2 protein: MVAHNGSAYLPRTLSALAEQTRPVDYAIGVDTGSRDDSKALLQRALGAAHVVSQQRGKGGMGAAVLAGLAELAPWRGGTAGGKAEWIWLLHDDAAPAPQALAELLSAVERAPSVTVAGCKQLDWDAGRKLIDVGLSTSRWAERLTLIDADELDQGQYDGRSDTFAVNSAGMLIRRDIWEQLGGFDPALPGSGDDVDFCWRNRLAGHRVVVVPSARMFHVAHRPQALGNAAAARKAQVHLRLKHSPLWMVPVHGAGALLGSLFKLVLSILVKDPGHGLSQLVATCAALGRPRAVAKARRSARRTRRIRRSVIRKLQTPRREVWSHRRSLMEALGSDNSPTDELEQDPLAHQPTGDASDDFAALATSKRGWVGNGALATVIIASVASLLALTGLFRADAVSGGALIPVSRNLGDLWHHASSWWITLGAGLPGRGDPFGYVLWILGVLGGGDANPAIAWLLLLATPLSGLTAWFAAGGLTVRRRLRLAAAVFWAAAPALQVALNQGRAGALVAHIMLPLLVLALLRATGSAVGHGRFTLPAPADRRLGDRPPVRPGINGTPSWTAAAAAGLALAVVVASAPSLLVPAAAVIVLCGLLLGRRGRTVWWALLPTAALFIPFGVSVLDRPRALLADPGPPLAFDAAPLWQQLLGQPLQFDPLGGLAGLPYFTGGAFPSALLLALLVAVPVLALAVAGLLLPGHRAKTVRSFWAAGVIALACGWLAGHVATGLNAQTLVTPFTGPAVSAAAFALLAAGILGAEQLLAITDKAVAGTTKHKTALRAIAAVSMVLLLAGPLAGMAAWSAQNLLRPASAAGTAQADAGTTETGVAHAADALGTPRLVEPANPRTLPATAIDRGTGPEQTRTLLISTRDNGTFDATLMRGAGTTLDSFSAIASARNIIGAPGAESVRDDDDVAAAVRRVVATLVAGQGVDPRNDLEQLGVGFLVLRSADTAAQLTASRMDAVPGLVAVGQTDVGWLWRISPLNQPVLQAADVAHRVRIVDASGAAIGLIPSGYTDVDAPVDAGPEGRLVVLAERADPGWSAWIDGRRLTATTSGWAQAFTLPASGGHLTIRYENPWALWTAIAQVTVIGLTVLLAIPMPARRARTGLSRDEGSLRKEHQNA; the protein is encoded by the coding sequence GTGGTTGCCCACAACGGCAGTGCCTACCTGCCCAGAACCCTCTCAGCCCTGGCGGAGCAGACCCGGCCCGTGGACTACGCCATTGGCGTCGACACCGGCTCCCGGGACGACTCCAAGGCCCTCCTCCAGCGGGCCCTGGGCGCGGCCCACGTGGTCAGCCAGCAGCGGGGAAAAGGCGGCATGGGGGCCGCGGTGCTGGCCGGCCTGGCCGAACTGGCGCCGTGGCGCGGAGGCACCGCTGGCGGCAAAGCTGAATGGATCTGGCTGCTCCATGACGATGCAGCGCCCGCCCCGCAAGCACTCGCCGAGCTGCTCAGCGCCGTCGAACGCGCGCCCTCGGTCACCGTTGCCGGCTGCAAGCAGCTGGACTGGGACGCCGGACGCAAGCTGATCGACGTCGGGCTTTCCACCAGCCGGTGGGCCGAGAGGCTCACCCTGATCGACGCTGACGAACTGGACCAGGGGCAGTACGACGGACGCAGCGACACCTTTGCCGTGAACTCAGCCGGCATGCTGATCCGCCGCGACATCTGGGAACAGCTGGGCGGGTTTGATCCTGCCCTTCCCGGCAGCGGCGACGACGTCGACTTCTGCTGGCGCAACCGGCTGGCAGGGCACCGTGTTGTGGTGGTGCCCTCGGCCAGGATGTTCCATGTTGCACACCGGCCGCAGGCACTGGGCAACGCCGCGGCCGCCCGGAAAGCCCAGGTCCATCTGCGCCTGAAGCACTCACCGCTGTGGATGGTCCCCGTCCACGGTGCCGGGGCACTCCTGGGCAGCCTGTTCAAGCTGGTGCTCAGCATCCTGGTAAAGGATCCCGGCCACGGATTGTCCCAGCTGGTTGCCACCTGCGCCGCCCTCGGCAGGCCCCGCGCAGTGGCCAAGGCCCGCCGGAGCGCCCGCCGGACACGCCGGATCCGCCGGTCCGTGATCCGCAAGCTCCAAACCCCCAGGCGCGAAGTCTGGAGCCACCGCCGGTCGCTGATGGAAGCGCTCGGCTCGGACAATTCACCCACCGACGAGCTTGAACAGGATCCGCTGGCCCACCAGCCCACGGGGGACGCGTCGGACGACTTCGCGGCACTAGCCACCTCAAAACGCGGCTGGGTGGGCAACGGAGCCCTGGCCACTGTCATCATCGCCTCCGTTGCATCCCTGCTTGCCCTTACGGGACTTTTCCGCGCCGACGCCGTCTCCGGCGGCGCCCTCATTCCCGTTTCCCGCAACCTCGGGGATCTGTGGCACCACGCCTCAAGCTGGTGGATCACGCTCGGCGCAGGGTTGCCCGGGCGCGGAGACCCGTTTGGATACGTCCTGTGGATCCTGGGCGTACTCGGCGGAGGCGACGCCAACCCTGCCATCGCCTGGCTCCTGCTGCTCGCAACTCCGCTGTCCGGGCTGACGGCATGGTTCGCTGCGGGCGGGCTGACGGTCCGCCGCCGGCTGCGGCTGGCCGCGGCAGTCTTTTGGGCTGCCGCCCCAGCCCTCCAGGTGGCGCTTAACCAGGGCCGGGCCGGTGCCCTGGTTGCCCACATCATGCTTCCTTTACTGGTCCTTGCGCTGCTGCGCGCCACCGGCTCGGCTGTAGGGCACGGCCGTTTCACCCTGCCTGCCCCTGCCGACAGGCGCCTTGGCGACAGGCCGCCGGTCAGGCCAGGCATCAACGGCACGCCCTCCTGGACGGCTGCCGCGGCCGCGGGCCTTGCGCTGGCGGTTGTTGTTGCATCAGCACCGTCGCTCCTGGTCCCGGCCGCCGCGGTCATCGTGCTCTGCGGCCTCCTGCTTGGCCGCCGCGGCCGCACGGTCTGGTGGGCCCTGCTGCCCACCGCAGCCCTGTTCATTCCCTTCGGCGTGTCCGTGCTCGACAGGCCGAGGGCGTTGCTGGCTGATCCTGGCCCCCCGCTGGCTTTTGACGCCGCCCCTTTGTGGCAGCAGCTGCTGGGCCAGCCGTTGCAGTTCGATCCGCTGGGCGGCCTGGCGGGCCTTCCCTACTTCACCGGCGGCGCTTTTCCCTCGGCCTTGCTGCTTGCACTGCTTGTGGCCGTCCCGGTACTGGCCCTGGCCGTTGCCGGGCTGCTGCTCCCGGGACACCGAGCCAAAACAGTCAGGTCTTTCTGGGCGGCGGGCGTCATTGCGCTGGCCTGCGGCTGGCTGGCCGGCCACGTGGCCACCGGGCTGAACGCGCAGACCCTGGTGACCCCCTTCACGGGCCCCGCCGTCTCCGCCGCGGCCTTCGCACTCCTGGCCGCAGGCATCCTGGGAGCCGAGCAACTCCTGGCCATCACCGACAAGGCCGTGGCCGGCACCACCAAGCACAAGACGGCCCTGCGGGCAATTGCTGCCGTCAGCATGGTCCTGCTGCTGGCCGGGCCCCTGGCCGGGATGGCGGCATGGTCGGCGCAGAACCTGCTTCGTCCTGCCAGTGCCGCCGGGACGGCCCAGGCGGACGCCGGCACCACGGAAACCGGCGTTGCCCACGCCGCAGATGCGCTGGGAACCCCCCGCCTGGTGGAGCCCGCCAACCCGCGGACCCTCCCGGCCACCGCCATCGACCGGGGAACCGGTCCGGAGCAGACCCGCACCCTGCTGATCAGTACGCGGGACAACGGCACTTTTGATGCAACCTTGATGCGGGGCGCCGGCACCACCTTGGACAGTTTCTCGGCCATTGCGTCCGCACGGAACATCATCGGCGCGCCGGGGGCAGAATCGGTACGCGACGACGATGACGTCGCCGCTGCAGTCCGACGCGTGGTGGCCACCCTTGTTGCCGGCCAGGGCGTGGACCCGCGGAACGACCTCGAACAGCTGGGCGTCGGGTTCCTCGTGCTCCGGTCGGCGGACACCGCGGCGCAACTGACAGCCAGCAGGATGGACGCCGTACCCGGACTTGTGGCCGTGGGCCAGACGGACGTGGGATGGCTCTGGCGGATCTCGCCGCTGAACCAGCCGGTACTGCAAGCTGCGGATGTTGCCCACCGGGTACGGATCGTGGACGCAAGCGGTGCTGCCATTGGACTGATTCCCTCCGGCTACACCGATGTCGACGCTCCTGTGGACGCCGGCCCGGAAGGGCGCCTCGTGGTCCTGGCGGAACGCGCGGACCCGGGCTGGAGCGCCTGGATCGACGGACGCAGGCTCACGGCAACCACCTCCGGCTGGGCCCAGGCCTTCACGCTCCCCGCCTCCGGAGGGCACCTGACCATCCGCTATGAGAACCCCTGGGCGCTGTGGACGGCCATTGCGCAGGTCACGGTGATTGGCCTGACGGTCTTGCTCGCCATCCCGATGCCCGCCCGGAGGGCACGGACCGGCCTTTCACGGGACGAGGGCTCCCTGCGTAAGGAACACCAGAATGCATGA
- a CDS encoding DUF5719 family protein: protein MHEHTTSAEAPEAAGRAQGATGAEHTSDNDQPAPQRVSTPSRKAALVGFASAAVILAAAGAVVAGGSLLPQADSSRAVAAPAVAVPAGTSLGVCPGPARLLEGTEAGTDPQFSPVSATAATAVTGAVLGSAGVLPASRLSQLDGTTAVEISKEPGQAGPAGPAQELLAGVVAARPVTQATVLSADALANQKASAAAAMKFTATDGDLQGTAASNCQQPSNDQWLAGATTTVGRASVLVLTNASTTPATVSLELFGAQGQIQAPGSRGLLVAPGTSRSVVLAGLAPGEPQLSVHVRSAGGPVAAVIQQGVLRGLTPGGVDFIGPGAAPAVRQVMTGVDIQDPAGVAQLTGKPGYEDAGPALQLTVPGPSDAVVEVKLYGRDGQKALPSGGVITAKAGAVTEVSLAGVPAGQYTVAATSDVSFVAAARTTRGLQEDQPSDVAWAASGVRLGSQHVVPVPQGGNSILVFGALDARATITYSAITSDGKVRAPSSADIAGGTTSSIAVPAKVEDADVVGYVVSASGDAAYGAVLVQQDGRNDVSTLAFLAAAAGQETVPVTLSH, encoded by the coding sequence ATGCATGAGCACACCACGTCCGCTGAAGCTCCGGAAGCCGCCGGCCGTGCGCAGGGCGCCACTGGCGCCGAACACACCTCGGACAATGACCAGCCGGCTCCCCAGCGTGTTTCAACCCCAAGCCGCAAAGCGGCACTGGTGGGCTTCGCCTCGGCCGCAGTGATCCTTGCCGCAGCAGGGGCCGTGGTGGCGGGTGGATCGCTCCTGCCACAGGCGGATTCCAGCCGCGCGGTGGCCGCCCCGGCAGTAGCTGTCCCTGCCGGGACAAGCCTGGGTGTCTGCCCGGGCCCGGCCCGGCTGCTGGAAGGCACCGAGGCAGGAACGGATCCCCAATTCAGCCCGGTGTCAGCTACGGCCGCCACCGCTGTCACGGGCGCTGTCCTCGGCTCGGCGGGGGTGCTGCCCGCCAGCCGGCTGTCCCAGCTTGACGGCACAACCGCCGTCGAAATCTCAAAGGAACCCGGCCAGGCCGGACCTGCCGGCCCCGCCCAGGAACTCCTCGCCGGAGTGGTGGCCGCGCGCCCGGTAACGCAGGCCACCGTACTCAGCGCGGATGCCCTGGCAAACCAGAAAGCCTCTGCCGCAGCGGCGATGAAGTTCACTGCCACGGACGGAGACCTCCAGGGCACCGCAGCATCCAACTGCCAGCAGCCCTCCAACGACCAATGGCTTGCAGGGGCCACCACAACCGTGGGCCGTGCCTCCGTCCTGGTGCTGACGAATGCCTCCACCACGCCGGCAACCGTAAGCCTGGAACTCTTCGGCGCCCAAGGGCAGATCCAGGCACCCGGCAGCCGCGGCCTGCTGGTCGCCCCGGGCACCTCCCGATCCGTGGTCCTGGCCGGCCTGGCGCCAGGGGAGCCGCAGCTCAGCGTCCATGTCCGCAGCGCCGGCGGCCCTGTCGCGGCCGTGATCCAGCAGGGCGTCCTGCGCGGACTCACCCCCGGGGGAGTGGACTTCATTGGGCCGGGAGCGGCTCCCGCGGTGCGCCAGGTGATGACGGGCGTGGACATCCAGGACCCCGCAGGGGTGGCCCAGCTGACCGGGAAGCCAGGATATGAGGACGCCGGTCCGGCGCTCCAGCTGACGGTTCCGGGCCCGTCGGACGCAGTGGTGGAGGTCAAGCTCTACGGCCGCGACGGCCAAAAAGCGCTGCCCTCCGGCGGCGTCATCACGGCAAAGGCCGGCGCCGTCACGGAAGTTTCGCTCGCGGGCGTTCCCGCCGGGCAGTACACGGTGGCGGCGACTTCGGATGTCTCGTTTGTCGCCGCGGCGCGGACCACCCGCGGGCTCCAGGAGGACCAGCCGTCAGACGTAGCCTGGGCAGCGTCCGGAGTGCGGCTGGGCAGCCAGCATGTGGTTCCGGTTCCCCAGGGCGGCAACAGCATCCTGGTCTTCGGTGCCCTGGACGCGAGGGCAACGATCACCTATTCCGCCATCACCTCGGACGGGAAAGTCCGCGCCCCGTCCTCCGCCGATATCGCGGGCGGAACCACGTCTTCCATTGCTGTGCCGGCCAAGGTCGAGGACGCTGATGTGGTGGGCTATGTGGTTTCCGCCTCCGGCGATGCCGCCTACGGCGCGGTGCTGGTCCAGCAGGACGGCAGGAACGACGTCTCAACCTTGGCGTTCCTCGCCGCAGCCGCCGGCCAGGAAACAGTGCCCGTGACGCTCAGCCACTAG
- a CDS encoding metallopeptidase family protein: MQSSNQKSGFTVRLADPDARRDSAAGSSGKSFAMRRRNRHGRGLRGEVVLPTHPGYRTRSDRFDDMVMDSAQRLHDIWGKTLDGVRFGVDEIPPDLEQLAANPSPVPMGSYTPAAGGEGPMITVYRRVVEQASPGPEELQDLIHDVVVEHTAEMLGVAPETLDPVYRRRY, encoded by the coding sequence ATGCAGTCATCGAACCAGAAATCAGGTTTTACGGTCCGGTTGGCTGACCCGGATGCCCGCAGGGATTCGGCCGCCGGCTCCTCGGGCAAAAGCTTCGCCATGCGCCGCCGCAACCGCCACGGGCGCGGCCTCCGCGGGGAAGTGGTGCTCCCAACCCATCCCGGCTACCGGACCCGCTCGGACCGCTTTGATGACATGGTGATGGATTCCGCCCAACGGCTTCACGACATCTGGGGCAAGACGCTGGATGGGGTCCGCTTCGGCGTCGATGAGATCCCACCGGACCTGGAGCAGCTGGCGGCCAACCCGTCGCCCGTGCCCATGGGCTCCTACACTCCCGCCGCCGGCGGGGAAGGACCCATGATTACGGTGTACCGGCGCGTGGTGGAACAGGCGAGCCCCGGCCCGGAAGAGCTCCAGGACCTGATCCACGACGTCGTGGTGGAGCACACCGCGGAAATGCTCGGAGTGGCTCCGGAGACACTGGACCCGGTTTACCGCCGCCGGTACTGA
- a CDS encoding DUF3499 domain-containing protein, with the protein MGAIRQCSRSACRQSAVATLTYVYADSTAVLGPLATYAEPHCYDLCEQHAGSLTVPRGWEVLRLAMPSTPQQPGPDDLLALANAVRDAAALPNQAKQPPVQRGPHSALEAPAGAEGTRRGHLRVLREPS; encoded by the coding sequence GTGGGAGCTATCCGTCAGTGTTCAAGATCTGCCTGCCGCCAGTCAGCGGTGGCTACCCTGACGTACGTCTACGCAGACTCCACCGCAGTCCTCGGTCCGCTCGCCACCTACGCCGAGCCGCATTGTTACGATTTGTGCGAGCAGCATGCCGGCTCCCTGACCGTCCCGCGGGGCTGGGAGGTGCTGCGGCTGGCCATGCCGTCCACCCCCCAGCAGCCCGGCCCGGACGACCTGCTCGCCCTTGCCAATGCCGTCCGGGATGCTGCTGCCCTGCCCAACCAGGCGAAGCAGCCGCCGGTGCAGCGCGGCCCCCATTCAGCCCTTGAAGCGCCGGCCGGCGCCGAAGGCACCCGCAGGGGACACTTGCGCGTCCTGCGTGAACCCTCCTGA
- a CDS encoding Trm112 family protein has translation MPKISPELLSVLRCPVTGSPLVQEGEELVAAVAAESGIKPRYPIEDGIPLLLPPELLAAASAAGSDQHDPASGTN, from the coding sequence ATGCCCAAGATCAGTCCCGAACTGCTGTCCGTCCTGCGTTGTCCCGTGACCGGTTCGCCCCTGGTGCAGGAAGGCGAGGAACTGGTTGCCGCCGTCGCTGCGGAATCCGGGATCAAACCCCGCTATCCCATCGAGGACGGCATCCCGCTGCTCCTGCCCCCCGAGTTGCTGGCAGCAGCCTCCGCGGCAGGATCCGACCAACATGACCCAGCCTCCGGCACGAATTAA
- the ahcY gene encoding adenosylhomocysteinase, protein MTFDYKVADISLAEAGRHQIRLAEHEMPGLMSLRKEFGPTQPLKGARIAGSLHMTVQTAVLIETLTALGAEVRWASCNIFSTQDEAAAAVVVGKGTVEDPQGVPVFAWKGETLEEYWWTAEQILTWPGAESNPELGPNMILDDGGDATMLVHKGVEFEAVGNVPSADPTDSEEYGIFLEVLRRSLEADPKKWTRTAATIKGVSEETTTGVHRLYQLAEQGKLLFPAINVNDSVTKSKFDNKYGIRHSLPDGINRATDVLMGGKVAVVCGYGDVGKGAAEALRGQGSRVIVTEIDPICALQAAMDGYQVAKLESVLAQGDIFITTTGNKDVIMAEHMAGMKNKAIVGNIGHFDNEIDMAGLAKVPGIKKVEIKPQVHEWVFEEDPATGEASRSIIVLSEGRLLNLGNATGHPSFVMSNSFANQTIAQIELWTKKDQPEGEREYENQVYVLPKVLDEKVARLHLDALGVELTELSKDQAEYLDIDVAGPYKPEHYRY, encoded by the coding sequence ATGACTTTTGACTACAAAGTTGCCGACATTTCCCTGGCGGAAGCCGGCCGCCACCAGATCCGCCTTGCCGAGCACGAGATGCCCGGGCTCATGTCGCTGCGCAAGGAGTTTGGCCCCACGCAGCCGCTGAAGGGCGCGCGGATTGCAGGATCGCTGCACATGACAGTGCAGACGGCCGTGTTGATTGAAACCCTCACCGCCCTGGGCGCGGAGGTCCGCTGGGCTTCCTGCAACATCTTCTCCACCCAGGACGAAGCCGCTGCCGCCGTGGTGGTTGGCAAGGGCACCGTGGAGGACCCCCAGGGTGTGCCGGTGTTCGCCTGGAAGGGCGAAACCCTCGAGGAGTACTGGTGGACCGCCGAACAGATCCTCACCTGGCCGGGCGCCGAGTCCAATCCTGAGCTGGGACCCAACATGATCCTGGACGACGGCGGCGACGCCACCATGCTCGTCCACAAGGGTGTGGAGTTCGAGGCAGTGGGCAACGTGCCGTCCGCCGATCCCACCGATTCCGAAGAATACGGAATCTTCCTTGAGGTCCTCCGCCGCTCCCTCGAAGCGGACCCGAAGAAGTGGACCCGGACTGCCGCCACGATCAAGGGCGTCAGCGAGGAAACCACCACGGGCGTCCACCGCCTGTACCAGCTGGCCGAGCAGGGCAAACTGCTGTTCCCGGCCATCAATGTCAACGACTCCGTCACCAAGAGCAAGTTCGACAACAAGTACGGGATCCGCCACTCCCTCCCGGACGGCATCAACCGAGCCACGGACGTGCTCATGGGCGGCAAGGTCGCCGTCGTCTGCGGCTACGGCGACGTCGGCAAGGGCGCAGCGGAAGCGCTGCGCGGCCAGGGTTCGCGTGTCATCGTCACCGAAATCGATCCCATCTGCGCGCTGCAGGCCGCGATGGATGGCTACCAGGTGGCCAAGCTGGAGTCGGTCCTTGCCCAGGGCGACATCTTCATCACCACCACGGGCAACAAGGACGTCATCATGGCCGAGCACATGGCGGGCATGAAGAACAAGGCTATTGTGGGCAACATCGGCCACTTCGACAACGAGATCGACATGGCCGGGCTTGCGAAGGTGCCCGGCATCAAGAAGGTCGAAATCAAGCCGCAGGTCCACGAATGGGTTTTCGAGGAGGACCCTGCCACAGGCGAGGCCAGCCGGTCCATCATCGTCCTTTCCGAAGGCAGGCTCCTGAACCTGGGCAACGCCACCGGCCACCCGTCCTTCGTCATGAGCAACTCGTTCGCCAACCAGACCATTGCGCAGATCGAGCTGTGGACCAAGAAGGACCAGCCCGAGGGCGAACGCGAATACGAAAACCAGGTTTACGTGCTGCCCAAGGTCCTGGACGAAAAGGTGGCCCGCCTGCACCTGGATGCCCTGGGTGTTGAGCTGACCGAGCTGAGCAAGGACCAGGCCGAATACCTGGACATTGACGTCGCCGGCCCCTACAAGCCCGAGCATTATCGTTACTAA
- a CDS encoding Ig-like domain-containing protein — translation MEPEVQSRRPGTLKRILLVVAVCVLAAMGGVFAAVAPGIARGAIESEAGSAVRTSPGIAAPVVPPVKSVAAPADGAKQVNPAAPVSLKVTNGTIERVTLTSTSGEIVEGRIDAEGTGWSASGPLKFNTDYSYTYVVKDGAGRETSTTQSFSTVSSTHEADAAIYPLDGMKVGVGQPLQVIFSEPVVNRDAVEKAIAITSSAGQVGAFHWYSDTMVRYRPENFWAANSTISMDMKLFGVDLGNGQIANFNKKVNVSIGDKKVAVADAAAHTFTLSVNDQVVKTLPVSMGDKRFPSARGYGVLMEKKRFDHFRASSIGLKPDDPAYYGDVDVEYTIRLTLSGAYIHQALPSAFPFIGNANVSHGCIGFAPDGAAWVFDNMGTGDVVQIVNTEGDYAAHDDGFGDWNIPWSEYDN, via the coding sequence ATGGAGCCCGAAGTCCAGTCCCGCCGTCCGGGAACCCTCAAGAGAATCCTCCTCGTGGTGGCCGTATGCGTCCTCGCCGCCATGGGCGGCGTTTTCGCGGCGGTTGCGCCGGGCATTGCCCGCGGTGCCATCGAATCCGAGGCCGGATCCGCCGTCAGGACCTCCCCGGGCATCGCCGCGCCCGTTGTTCCTCCCGTCAAGTCCGTCGCCGCGCCGGCCGACGGCGCGAAGCAGGTGAACCCGGCAGCCCCGGTATCGCTGAAGGTCACCAACGGCACCATCGAGCGGGTCACCCTCACCAGTACTTCGGGTGAAATCGTCGAGGGCCGCATCGACGCCGAGGGCACCGGCTGGTCCGCGTCCGGACCGCTCAAATTCAACACCGACTACAGCTATACGTACGTCGTCAAGGACGGGGCAGGGCGCGAAACAAGCACAACGCAGTCCTTCAGCACCGTATCCAGCACGCATGAGGCGGACGCCGCCATCTACCCGCTTGATGGCATGAAGGTCGGTGTCGGGCAGCCGCTGCAGGTCATCTTCAGCGAGCCCGTGGTCAACCGCGACGCCGTGGAAAAGGCCATCGCCATCACCAGCAGTGCCGGCCAGGTTGGTGCGTTCCACTGGTACAGCGACACCATGGTCCGGTACCGGCCAGAGAACTTCTGGGCCGCCAACTCCACCATCAGCATGGACATGAAGCTCTTCGGGGTGGACTTGGGCAACGGCCAGATTGCCAACTTCAACAAGAAGGTCAACGTCTCCATCGGCGACAAGAAGGTGGCGGTTGCCGACGCCGCCGCCCACACCTTCACGCTGAGCGTCAACGACCAGGTGGTCAAGACCCTGCCAGTGAGCATGGGGGACAAGCGCTTCCCGTCAGCCCGTGGCTACGGCGTGCTGATGGAAAAGAAACGCTTTGACCACTTCCGGGCCTCAAGCATCGGCCTGAAGCCCGACGATCCGGCCTACTACGGCGACGTAGACGTGGAATACACCATCCGCCTCACCCTCAGCGGCGCCTACATCCACCAGGCCCTGCCGTCGGCGTTCCCCTTCATTGGGAACGCGAACGTCTCCCACGGCTGCATCGGTTTCGCTCCCGACGGCGCTGCCTGGGTCTTCGACAACATGGGCACCGGGGATGTAGTGCAGATCGTGAACACAGAGGGCGACTACGCCGCCCACGACGACGGGTTCGGAGACTGGAACATTCCGTGGAGTGAGTACGACAACTAG
- a CDS encoding RDD family protein, protein MSSIVTGEAVVLELRPASFAARALGLLLDVAFNAILLVAILFGLAAAGEDLDQAAARALALVGVVFCLVIVPVAVETLSRGLSLGKLATGLRVVREDGGAIRFRHAVIRGLTGFLEIYLTFGGIALTVALFNDKSRRLGDLMAGTYAVRTRVPVEQPVPVFVPPRLKGWAAAADIGRIPDAAARRATQFLRQAGRMAPLSRSEMAASIATELSAHVAPPPPPGTGPDDYLAAVVAERRNRELTRLAQSRRRNTETGERLQRLPFGS, encoded by the coding sequence GTGAGTTCGATTGTCACCGGCGAGGCCGTGGTGCTGGAACTGCGGCCGGCCTCCTTTGCTGCCCGTGCCCTTGGCCTGCTCCTTGATGTTGCCTTCAACGCCATCCTGCTGGTGGCGATCCTGTTTGGTTTGGCGGCTGCCGGTGAGGACCTGGACCAGGCGGCCGCGCGCGCCCTGGCCCTGGTGGGCGTGGTCTTTTGCCTGGTGATTGTTCCGGTGGCTGTTGAAACGCTGAGCCGCGGCCTGTCACTGGGGAAGCTGGCCACCGGCCTCCGGGTGGTCCGGGAGGACGGCGGGGCCATCCGTTTCCGGCATGCGGTAATCCGCGGGCTGACCGGATTCCTGGAGATCTACCTGACCTTCGGCGGGATTGCGCTGACTGTTGCGCTCTTCAACGACAAGTCGCGCCGGCTCGGTGACCTGATGGCCGGAACCTACGCGGTCCGTACGCGCGTCCCGGTGGAGCAGCCGGTTCCGGTCTTCGTTCCGCCACGGCTGAAGGGGTGGGCTGCCGCTGCTGATATTGGAAGGATTCCCGATGCGGCCGCGCGCCGGGCCACGCAGTTCCTCCGGCAGGCCGGGAGGATGGCTCCCCTGTCCCGTTCGGAAATGGCCGCGTCCATCGCCACGGAACTGTCCGCCCACGTGGCTCCGCCCCCGCCGCCCGGGACCGGGCCGGACGACTACCTTGCCGCCGTCGTCGCTGAACGCCGCAACCGGGAGCTGACCCGGCTGGCGCAGTCGCGCCGGCGGAACACCGAGACGGGCGAGCGGCTGCAGCGGCTGCCATTCGGCAGCTGA
- a CDS encoding stage II sporulation protein M yields MDIDAFSAVNADKWARLHQLASKGRLSGREADELLTLYQSTSAHLSLIRSVAPESGLSASLSATLAQARTRFTGARSNPMADLARFFVVALPAAFYRLTWLTLACGTAFTLIGAAYALWIGTSPEALRAVASEAAARQYVEEDFINYYSENPAASFAGAVWTNNAWISAQAVALGITGFWVPMILFGNAQGVGIAAGIFAAAGKSDVFFSYILPHGLMELTAVFIACAAGLRIFWAMVSPGPRTRGRAVAEEGRSLITVALGLVLVLFVSGLVEGFVTPSALPVWAKIAIGAAVLAAYWFYVLRWGRPAYLAGERGDLRREDAGYQEIAA; encoded by the coding sequence GTGGATATTGACGCCTTCTCCGCCGTCAACGCGGACAAGTGGGCACGGCTGCACCAGCTTGCCTCCAAGGGCAGGCTCAGCGGCCGCGAGGCTGATGAACTGCTGACCCTGTACCAGTCCACGTCCGCGCACCTGTCCCTGATCCGCTCGGTTGCGCCCGAAAGCGGGCTCTCCGCCTCGCTGTCCGCCACCCTTGCGCAGGCCAGGACGCGCTTCACCGGTGCCCGGTCCAACCCCATGGCGGACCTGGCGCGGTTTTTCGTGGTGGCTCTTCCGGCCGCGTTCTACCGGTTGACCTGGCTGACGCTTGCCTGCGGCACGGCGTTCACCCTCATCGGTGCGGCGTATGCCCTGTGGATCGGCACGTCCCCGGAAGCGCTGCGGGCAGTAGCCTCGGAGGCGGCGGCGCGGCAGTACGTCGAGGAAGACTTCATCAATTACTATTCCGAGAACCCCGCTGCGTCCTTCGCAGGCGCCGTATGGACCAACAACGCCTGGATCAGTGCCCAGGCTGTGGCCCTGGGGATCACGGGCTTCTGGGTTCCGATGATCCTGTTCGGCAACGCCCAGGGCGTGGGAATTGCCGCCGGGATTTTTGCGGCTGCCGGCAAGAGCGACGTTTTCTTCAGCTACATCCTGCCGCACGGACTGATGGAACTCACGGCGGTCTTCATCGCCTGCGCCGCCGGCCTCCGGATCTTCTGGGCAATGGTTTCGCCAGGCCCGCGTACCAGGGGGAGGGCGGTGGCCGAGGAAGGCCGGTCCCTGATCACCGTGGCACTGGGCCTGGTGCTGGTGCTGTTCGTCTCCGGCCTGGTGGAAGGATTCGTCACCCCCAGCGCGTTGCCCGTGTGGGCCAAGATCGCCATCGGCGCCGCAGTCCTGGCCGCGTACTGGTTCTACGTGCTGAGGTGGGGCAGGCCGGCTTACCTGGCCGGAGAACGCGGGGACCTGCGGCGTGAGGACGCGGGCTACCAGGAAATCGCTGCCTGA